A genomic stretch from Veillonellaceae bacterium includes:
- a CDS encoding anaerobic nitric oxide reductase flavorubredoxin: MAFKINDNVSWVGKIDWELKKFHGEEYSTHKGSTYNSYLIRDEKIVLIDTVWAPFAEEFVHNLRKEIDLNKIDYIIANHGEVDHSGALTELMKYIPNTPIYCTANGVKSIKGQYHQDWNFQVVKTGDRLNIGSKELVFIEAPMLHWPDTMFCYLTGDNILFSNDAFGEHFASESMYNDLVDQAELFAECQKYYANILTPFSKMVERKIKEVVGMNLDINMICPSHGVIWRDNPLQIVEKYLQWAADYQENQITIIYDTMWNGTRKMAENIAKGIRMADDKVTVKLYNSARRDKTDIMSEVFKSKAIIVGSPTVNKGVLSSVAAVLEEIKGLGFRNKKAAAFGAYGWSGESVKIITNWLKESKFDVVNDGLNLFWNPDDNGEEACINFGKEIALKY, translated from the coding sequence ATGGCTTTTAAAATCAATGATAATGTATCTTGGGTTGGTAAAATAGACTGGGAATTAAAGAAGTTTCATGGTGAAGAATACTCCACTCATAAAGGTTCAACCTATAACTCGTATCTAATACGTGATGAAAAAATTGTTCTTATCGATACCGTATGGGCCCCATTTGCCGAAGAATTTGTACATAACTTGCGCAAAGAGATTGACTTGAACAAGATTGATTATATAATTGCTAATCATGGTGAGGTTGATCACAGTGGTGCCTTAACAGAATTGATGAAGTATATCCCTAATACGCCAATCTATTGTACTGCTAACGGTGTAAAGTCAATAAAAGGGCAATACCACCAAGACTGGAATTTCCAAGTCGTTAAAACAGGTGACCGATTGAATATTGGCTCCAAAGAATTGGTATTTATTGAAGCACCGATGCTGCACTGGCCGGATACTATGTTTTGCTATTTAACCGGAGACAATATTTTGTTCAGTAACGATGCTTTTGGCGAGCATTTTGCCTCTGAGTCAATGTATAATGATTTAGTAGATCAGGCTGAATTATTTGCGGAGTGCCAGAAGTATTATGCCAATATCTTGACTCCATTTAGTAAAATGGTAGAGCGGAAAATTAAAGAGGTAGTGGGCATGAATCTGGATATTAACATGATTTGCCCCAGTCACGGAGTTATTTGGCGCGATAATCCATTGCAGATTGTCGAAAAGTATCTCCAATGGGCAGCCGACTATCAAGAAAACCAAATTACCATAATTTATGATACTATGTGGAATGGAACCCGCAAGATGGCTGAGAATATTGCCAAAGGCATTAGAATGGCCGATGACAAGGTAACGGTAAAGCTTTACAATTCGGCTCGCCGCGATAAAACAGACATCATGTCTGAGGTTTTTAAATCTAAAGCTATTATAGTCGGTTCGCCAACCGTCAACAAAGGCGTTCTGTCATCAGTAGCCGCTGTCTTGGAAGAAATAAAAGGACTTGGTTTTAGGAATAAAAAGGCTGCAGCTTTTGGAGCTTATGGCTGGAGCGGCGAATCGGTAAAAATAATTACTAATTGGCTTAAGGAAAGTAAATTTGATGTCGTTAACGATGGTTTAAACCTGTTCTGGAATCCAGATGATAACGGCGAGGAAGCATGTATTAACTTCGGCAAGGAGATTGCGCTCAAGTATTGA
- a CDS encoding pyridoxal phosphate-dependent aminotransferase, giving the protein MNIAERLSRLGTENAFEVLAEVNKLQADGRDILSFAIGEPDFDTPQNIKTACIKAIEQNYTHYGPSAGILPLREAIAHYVGKTRGIPVSPNEIVVTPGGKPIIYYTIHALVNPGDEVIYPNPGFPIYESVINFVGGVPVPAPLLEEKDFTFDTKHLQTLITPKTKLIILNSPQNPTGGMLSDDDLKEIAKLAVKHNLWVLSDEIYSRIIYSGKFISISALPGMKERTIILDGFSKTYAMTGWRLGYGVMNAELAAQIARLETNCESCTNTFIQYAGIEALTGPQDFVDAMVAEFKARRDLIVAGLNSIKGVTCKNPNGAFYVFPNVTEACSNLGFTNSKELQKHILYNGDVAVLPRTAFGARNKGETGEYLRLSYATSRENIIKGLERIAKVIEG; this is encoded by the coding sequence ATGAATATTGCCGAACGTCTAAGTCGCTTAGGAACAGAGAATGCTTTTGAGGTACTGGCCGAAGTTAATAAATTACAGGCTGATGGCCGCGACATTCTGAGTTTCGCTATTGGCGAACCTGATTTTGACACTCCGCAAAACATTAAGACGGCTTGTATAAAAGCCATTGAGCAAAACTACACTCATTATGGCCCCTCAGCTGGTATTCTACCACTGCGGGAAGCGATTGCTCATTATGTTGGCAAAACTCGCGGTATTCCGGTTTCTCCAAACGAAATAGTTGTCACTCCCGGCGGTAAACCTATTATTTACTACACTATCCATGCCCTTGTTAATCCTGGCGATGAAGTAATCTATCCCAATCCGGGGTTTCCTATCTATGAATCGGTAATCAATTTTGTCGGCGGTGTTCCTGTACCTGCTCCCCTGCTTGAAGAAAAAGATTTTACTTTTGATACAAAACACCTGCAAACCTTAATTACCCCCAAGACTAAGCTCATCATTCTGAATAGCCCTCAGAACCCGACAGGCGGCATGTTAAGCGATGATGATCTCAAAGAAATTGCTAAACTGGCCGTCAAGCATAACTTATGGGTGCTCTCAGATGAAATATACAGCCGGATAATTTATTCTGGAAAGTTTATCAGCATCAGCGCCTTACCAGGCATGAAAGAAAGAACAATAATTCTTGACGGGTTTTCAAAAACTTATGCGATGACCGGTTGGCGTTTAGGCTACGGCGTTATGAATGCCGAGCTGGCAGCCCAGATTGCCCGTCTGGAAACAAATTGCGAGTCATGCACCAATACCTTTATTCAGTATGCTGGTATTGAGGCTCTCACCGGGCCCCAAGATTTTGTTGACGCAATGGTTGCTGAATTCAAAGCTCGCCGCGATTTGATTGTCGCCGGTCTCAACAGCATCAAAGGAGTCACCTGTAAAAATCCTAATGGAGCCTTCTATGTTTTTCCGAATGTAACCGAGGCGTGCAGTAATCTTGGCTTCACAAACTCAAAAGAACTGCAAAAACATATCTTGTATAACGGCGATGTTGCGGTGCTGCCACGTACTGCCTTTGGAGCCCGAAACAAAGGTGAAACCGGGGAATATTTGCGACTCTCCTATGCTACTTCGCGTGAAAATATCATAAAAGGCTTGGAAAGAATCGCAAAAGTAATTGAGGGTTAG
- a CDS encoding DUF523 domain-containing protein, which produces MILVSACLLGLDTKYDGKSNANELIIRYGCRGKYIPVCPEQLGGLPTPRLPVEIIGGTGDTVLECKAKVLENSGREVTCQFKAGAEQILKIVSTVPISAAILKERSPSCGVNQIYDGTFSHIVKQGRGITAAALKKTGIKLVSEEELTEERLLQLLADD; this is translated from the coding sequence ATGATCTTAGTAAGCGCCTGTCTGTTGGGACTAGATACTAAATATGACGGCAAATCTAACGCTAATGAACTAATTATTAGATATGGCTGTCGGGGGAAGTATATACCTGTTTGCCCTGAACAGCTTGGCGGCTTACCGACTCCAAGGCTGCCTGTTGAAATAATCGGCGGAACAGGCGATACTGTTTTGGAGTGCAAAGCTAAAGTGCTAGAAAACTCAGGCCGGGAGGTTACCTGTCAATTTAAAGCAGGGGCAGAGCAAATATTAAAAATCGTTAGCACCGTTCCAATTAGTGCGGCTATTCTAAAAGAACGAAGTCCGTCCTGTGGGGTAAATCAGATCTACGATGGTACTTTTTCTCATATAGTAAAGCAAGGCCGGGGTATAACCGCCGCCGCGCTGAAAAAAACGGGAATAAAACTGGTTTCAGAAGAAGAACTTACGGAAGAAAGGCTGCTGCAGCTGCTTGCGGATGATTAA
- a CDS encoding MetQ/NlpA family ABC transporter substrate-binding protein, translating to MKKFTKLTAVLLVLLFALGITAGCSKQSTPGADKPLKVGVTAGPHAEVMDVVKKVAEKDGLKIEVIEFNDYIQPNVALFQGDIDANSFQHQPYLDNIIQDRNYDIVSVAKTVIFPMGIYSKKIKSLNEIQAGAVVAIPNDPTNGGRALLLLEKLGLIKLKPNVGISAAVTDIAENPKNLKIKELEAAQIPRSLDDIDFAAINTNYAMTAGLIPNKDAIALEDLNSPYANLIAVKAANKDNPAVQKLVKAYQSDEVKKFIQEHFKGSVSPAW from the coding sequence ATGAAAAAATTCACTAAACTGACTGCTGTTCTGCTCGTACTCCTGTTTGCACTAGGTATAACCGCCGGTTGCAGTAAACAGAGCACTCCCGGCGCAGATAAGCCCTTAAAAGTCGGCGTTACCGCCGGTCCCCATGCCGAAGTCATGGACGTAGTAAAGAAAGTAGCTGAAAAAGACGGTCTTAAAATTGAGGTAATAGAATTTAACGACTATATCCAGCCTAATGTCGCTTTATTCCAAGGCGATATCGACGCTAATAGTTTCCAGCATCAGCCTTACCTTGATAATATCATTCAGGATCGTAACTATGATATAGTATCGGTTGCCAAGACAGTAATTTTTCCAATGGGTATTTACTCCAAAAAAATTAAAAGTCTAAATGAAATACAGGCTGGCGCAGTTGTTGCCATCCCTAATGACCCAACTAACGGTGGCCGTGCCCTCTTACTATTAGAGAAACTCGGTCTTATCAAACTCAAACCAAATGTCGGCATCAGTGCGGCAGTAACAGATATTGCTGAAAACCCGAAAAATCTTAAAATTAAAGAACTTGAGGCCGCTCAGATACCTCGCTCATTAGATGATATCGACTTCGCGGCAATCAATACCAATTATGCTATGACAGCCGGCCTTATCCCCAATAAAGACGCAATCGCTTTAGAGGACTTAAATTCTCCATACGCTAATTTAATTGCGGTAAAGGCTGCCAATAAAGATAATCCGGCTGTACAGAAATTAGTTAAGGCATACCAGTCTGATGAAGTTAAAAAGTTCATCCAAGAACACTTCAAAGGCTCAGTATCCCCAGCCTGGTAA
- a CDS encoding DUF456 domain-containing protein translates to MEMISVMAVNIAASIGLLVGIGLTLINLPGNIVILLLALGYAVYDGFIHITFQTLFIVFTLFIAGEVVEFIAGAVGAKKEKASSRAMLAAVVGAIIGGIIGTGLLPVIGSVLGAITGAYGASYIAEYSKAGNAEHARRVGISVMKGQAVGMIFKIVMAVGMVALIVLEMPWGL, encoded by the coding sequence ATGGAAATGATTTCAGTAATGGCTGTTAACATTGCGGCAAGTATTGGCCTTTTAGTGGGGATTGGGCTTACGCTTATTAATTTACCAGGCAATATCGTTATTTTGCTGCTTGCCTTGGGATATGCGGTTTATGACGGGTTTATCCATATAACTTTTCAAACATTATTTATCGTATTCACGTTATTTATTGCCGGGGAAGTAGTTGAATTTATTGCCGGCGCCGTAGGGGCAAAAAAGGAAAAAGCATCTTCACGAGCTATGCTAGCGGCAGTTGTAGGAGCAATAATCGGTGGTATTATCGGAACCGGGCTGCTTCCTGTTATCGGGTCGGTGCTTGGGGCAATAACCGGTGCTTACGGAGCTAGCTATATAGCAGAGTATTCGAAAGCCGGTAACGCTGAACATGCCCGTCGGGTGGGGATAAGTGTCATGAAAGGCCAAGCTGTCGGTATGATCTTCAAGATTGTTATGGCCGTCGGAATGGTGGCTTTGATAGTTTTAGAAATGCCGTGGGGGTTATAA
- a CDS encoding TetR/AcrR family transcriptional regulator, with amino-acid sequence MAITRLNENYTDSRTKRQQILDAAYEVFSHKGYHRATVDEIIALADTGKGTVYNYFVNKEQLFYTLIKERSAPFETTLQQIVDSQIPPLTKIEVIIKEYIAFYAVNADLWRVMMHEVRGLGREGYSNFSQAQRDKYRDWFRSTVGMIEIVLNECIAAGDIRQCDANMAAYALFSVIVMSVFQKFVSDDIDTTAKMISNVFLYGVTNR; translated from the coding sequence ATGGCCATTACCCGTCTGAATGAAAACTATACAGATTCACGCACCAAGCGCCAGCAAATACTTGATGCAGCCTACGAGGTTTTTTCGCATAAAGGATATCACCGAGCTACAGTTGATGAAATAATAGCGCTGGCTGATACTGGCAAAGGTACGGTTTACAATTATTTTGTCAATAAAGAGCAGTTGTTTTATACTTTAATTAAAGAGCGCAGTGCTCCGTTTGAAACAACCCTGCAGCAAATAGTCGACTCCCAGATTCCGCCGCTGACGAAAATAGAGGTCATTATTAAGGAGTACATAGCCTTTTATGCGGTAAATGCTGATTTGTGGCGTGTAATGATGCACGAAGTTCGTGGTTTGGGCCGTGAAGGGTATTCTAATTTTTCTCAAGCGCAGCGTGATAAGTACCGTGATTGGTTTAGGTCTACTGTTGGCATGATAGAGATAGTGCTTAATGAGTGTATTGCGGCGGGGGACATACGCCAATGCGATGCTAATATGGCAGCTTATGCGCTATTTAGTGTAATTGTTATGTCTGTATTTCAAAAGTTTGTAAGTGATGATATAGACACGACGGCAAAGATGATAAGCAATGTGTTTTTATATGGAGTGACAAATAGATAA
- a CDS encoding membrane dipeptidase produces the protein MPFIDLHCDTIMGLMEAGPEVMLKNNNLKIDVSKLKAGGALAQFFALFIDIKECENPLEYGLKMLDRFYNEIENNSADLALALNYQDFRRNSLENRISAFLTIEEGGVLKGEMANLRNFYRLGVRLITLTWNYPNELGFPNIKEEYRSRGLTPFGCAVVSEMNRLGMIIDVSHLSDQGFYDVARLSSKPFVASHSNARSVTNHSRNLTDDMIRVLAEKGGVVGINFARDFLGSQDISRINDMVKHIKHIIDVGGIETAAVGSDFDGIDPELEIIDFSEMKKLADALEQNNFNSGQIDKICHANALRVIKDCL, from the coding sequence ATGCCATTTATCGATTTACATTGCGATACAATTATGGGCCTTATGGAAGCGGGGCCAGAGGTGATGCTAAAAAACAATAATCTAAAAATCGATGTTTCAAAGCTTAAAGCAGGCGGAGCATTAGCACAGTTTTTTGCACTTTTCATTGACATAAAAGAGTGCGAAAACCCACTCGAATATGGTTTAAAGATGCTCGACCGCTTCTATAATGAAATTGAAAATAACAGCGCTGATTTAGCGTTAGCGTTAAACTATCAAGATTTTAGACGAAATAGTTTAGAGAACAGGATATCAGCGTTTCTTACAATCGAAGAGGGCGGTGTTCTTAAAGGAGAAATGGCCAATCTCCGCAACTTCTATCGCCTAGGGGTGCGTCTGATAACACTAACTTGGAATTACCCAAATGAGTTAGGTTTTCCTAATATTAAGGAAGAGTATCGCAGTCGTGGTTTAACGCCGTTTGGCTGTGCTGTTGTAAGCGAGATGAACAGGCTTGGGATGATTATTGATGTGTCGCATCTATCCGACCAGGGATTTTATGATGTAGCCCGACTGTCATCCAAACCGTTTGTTGCTTCTCATTCTAATGCCCGGTCGGTTACTAACCATTCGCGCAATTTAACTGACGATATGATAAGGGTGTTAGCCGAAAAAGGCGGCGTTGTTGGCATAAATTTTGCCCGCGATTTTCTAGGCTCGCAGGACATTAGCCGTATTAACGATATGGTAAAACATATAAAACATATAATAGACGTCGGCGGTATTGAAACGGCGGCAGTAGGCTCTGATTTCGACGGGATCGATCCGGAGCTTGAAATAATTGATTTTAGCGAAATGAAAAAGCTGGCTGACGCTTTAGAACAGAATAATTTTAATTCCGGTCAAATCGACAAAATTTGCCATGCGAATGCCCTAAGGGTTATTAAAGACTGCTTATAG
- the purD gene encoding phosphoribosylamine--glycine ligase, which translates to MRVLVIGSGGREHALVWKLASSPRVEKLYCAPGNPGIGEIAECVKLDINDNMALVRFASEHKIDLTVVGPEAPLANGIVDQFTANGLKIFGPTQQAALIEGSKSFAKDLMEKYNIPTAGYAVFTDAESAKAYIKQHGAPVVVKADGLAAGKGVIVAMTIEEALSGIDAIMCDKAFGAAGSQVVVEDYLSGEEASVLAFTDGKTIVPMVAAQDHKRIFDGDKGPNTGGMGAYAPAPVVTDAIMQQVVAEVLQPAIAAMEKEGCPYRGCLYAGLMINADGPKVIEFNARFGDPETQVVLPLLESDLTVIMEACIDGNLADTEVKWKDGAAVCVVLAAQGYPSAYRKGDVISGLNQATEQGALIFHAGTAKPGEHITTSGGRVLGVTAVASDLLNAVNKTYDAVGRITFNGMQYRRDIAYRALKK; encoded by the coding sequence TTGCGCGTATTAGTTATTGGCAGTGGCGGACGTGAGCATGCCTTAGTCTGGAAATTGGCCTCAAGTCCACGCGTAGAAAAGTTGTACTGTGCCCCTGGCAATCCGGGGATAGGGGAAATAGCTGAATGTGTCAAACTTGATATAAACGATAATATGGCGCTTGTCAGATTTGCCAGCGAGCATAAGATTGATCTTACTGTTGTGGGACCGGAAGCGCCGCTTGCTAACGGCATAGTTGATCAATTTACCGCCAATGGTCTTAAGATTTTTGGCCCGACACAACAAGCAGCATTAATTGAGGGCTCTAAGTCCTTTGCGAAGGACTTAATGGAAAAATATAATATCCCAACTGCTGGTTATGCGGTGTTTACCGACGCAGAATCAGCCAAAGCGTATATTAAGCAGCATGGAGCGCCAGTTGTTGTAAAAGCCGATGGGCTTGCTGCCGGTAAGGGCGTAATTGTTGCTATGACAATCGAAGAGGCACTGAGCGGTATCGACGCCATAATGTGTGATAAAGCATTCGGCGCGGCCGGCAGCCAAGTCGTGGTTGAAGATTATCTTTCAGGCGAAGAAGCCTCGGTACTGGCTTTTACCGATGGCAAAACAATAGTGCCAATGGTTGCGGCTCAAGATCATAAGCGGATTTTCGATGGTGACAAGGGTCCTAATACCGGCGGCATGGGTGCGTACGCTCCGGCTCCGGTTGTTACAGATGCCATCATGCAGCAGGTTGTTGCAGAGGTTCTGCAGCCGGCTATTGCTGCCATGGAGAAGGAAGGATGTCCTTACCGAGGCTGCTTATACGCAGGCTTAATGATTAATGCGGACGGGCCTAAAGTTATTGAATTTAATGCCAGGTTTGGCGATCCCGAGACACAGGTTGTGTTACCGCTGCTTGAGTCGGATCTTACTGTGATAATGGAAGCCTGTATTGACGGCAATCTGGCTGATACCGAAGTCAAGTGGAAAGACGGTGCGGCAGTTTGTGTAGTATTGGCAGCGCAAGGCTATCCGTCTGCTTATCGTAAAGGCGATGTTATCAGCGGTCTGAATCAAGCGACTGAGCAAGGCGCACTAATTTTTCATGCCGGAACAGCAAAGCCTGGCGAGCATATAACTACGAGCGGAGGACGGGTCTTGGGTGTAACGGCTGTGGCATCTGACCTGTTGAATGCAGTGAATAAAACATATGATGCCGTAGGCAGGATCACGTTTAACGGTATGCAATATCGTCGTGATATTGCATACCGGGCGTTAAAGAAATAA
- a CDS encoding iron-containing alcohol dehydrogenase, with the protein MKCLILGGRNVIIGRGALEKVKSIQAERAFIVTGGSSMFKSGVIDKIENLLQQSKCQTYVYSGIKKNPDTRDVLGGLSKMRDFKPDLLIAVGGGSPIDAAKVMAIMYENPKITFDNILSVTLPQQRTALKFAAIPSTSGTGSEVTRAAVITFRESQIKIGIKTPAFIPDIAILDAELTMTMPDNVVAETGMDAMTHAVECYINNNLDDFAECMARSAVEGLFAFLPVSYQEKTAESREKVHHYQCLAGIAFDNVGLGMAHGISHAIGGMFDLGHGLINAIALPYILEYNAQDPAVKAKLDRLARSISQPDFCAAIKNLNKGLKTPTCFREAGISRQLFEDNFKLLVENSLKGSTRVNPVKVSAGDMADLLTSIFHGKF; encoded by the coding sequence ATCAAGTGTTTAATATTAGGCGGTAGAAATGTCATAATTGGTCGCGGTGCACTTGAAAAGGTCAAGAGTATCCAAGCAGAGAGAGCGTTTATTGTGACCGGCGGCAGTTCAATGTTTAAGAGCGGGGTTATTGATAAAATTGAAAATTTGCTGCAGCAAAGTAAATGTCAAACGTATGTTTACTCTGGAATCAAGAAGAACCCTGATACCAGGGATGTTTTGGGCGGACTGAGCAAGATGCGTGACTTTAAACCGGATTTGCTGATTGCAGTCGGCGGCGGCTCGCCTATTGACGCGGCGAAGGTAATGGCTATTATGTATGAAAATCCTAAAATAACTTTTGATAATATATTATCAGTCACGCTGCCTCAACAGCGAACTGCGTTAAAGTTTGCCGCAATTCCAAGCACTTCGGGCACCGGCAGTGAAGTAACAAGGGCGGCAGTTATAACATTTCGCGAAAGCCAGATTAAAATCGGAATCAAAACACCGGCCTTTATTCCGGACATTGCAATTTTGGATGCTGAACTTACAATGACAATGCCTGATAATGTGGTTGCTGAGACCGGCATGGATGCAATGACTCACGCTGTTGAATGTTATATAAACAATAATTTAGATGATTTTGCCGAATGTATGGCAAGAAGTGCCGTTGAAGGGTTATTTGCCTTTCTACCGGTTTCCTACCAGGAAAAAACTGCCGAAAGCCGTGAAAAGGTTCACCATTATCAATGCCTGGCCGGAATTGCTTTTGATAATGTTGGTCTGGGAATGGCCCATGGTATTTCTCACGCTATCGGCGGAATGTTTGATCTCGGTCATGGTCTTATTAATGCTATTGCCTTGCCTTATATCCTTGAATACAATGCCCAGGATCCTGCGGTAAAAGCAAAACTAGACCGGTTAGCCCGTAGTATTAGCCAGCCCGATTTTTGCGCCGCTATAAAAAACTTGAATAAGGGTCTCAAAACACCTACATGCTTTAGAGAAGCAGGAATATCTAGGCAGCTTTTTGAGGATAATTTTAAATTATTGGTAGAGAATTCTCTAAAGGGTTCAACAAGAGTAAATCCGGTCAAAGTGTCAGCGGGCGATATGGCTGATTTACTCACCTCGATTTTTCACGGAAAATTTTAA
- a CDS encoding aminotransferase class I/II-fold pyridoxal phosphate-dependent enzyme has product MSRIAAAHNAVNLAQGFPDFPAPHEIKQAAVDAIWSDHNQYAITWGTKALRDSIAWKTKRDYKVDLDPERQITVCCGSTEGMIATLLATVNPGEEVIIFEPFYENYGPDVILCGATPKYIKLKPPSFSFDYDELRAAFSDRTRAIIINTPNNPTGKVFTHDELTLIADLCIKHDALAITDEIYEHILYDNAKHIPLWTLPGMADRTVAINSISKTFSVTGWRIGFVTASPEITQSIRKVHDFLTVGAAAPLQTAAAQAMRFPTEYYHGLSEFYRERRDYLLSELTKLGFNCISPAGAYYIMADITPFGYDDDVAFAKFLAEKIGVAVVPGSSFYRNETPDGKKFVRFCFCKEMSTLKTAVERLQKLRA; this is encoded by the coding sequence ATGTCCCGCATCGCCGCCGCCCACAATGCAGTTAACTTGGCGCAGGGATTTCCCGACTTTCCTGCTCCGCACGAAATTAAGCAGGCTGCTGTTGACGCAATTTGGTCTGACCATAATCAGTATGCAATTACATGGGGAACTAAAGCGCTAAGAGACTCAATTGCCTGGAAAACAAAACGTGATTATAAAGTAGATCTTGATCCTGAGCGCCAAATAACTGTTTGCTGCGGATCAACTGAAGGAATGATAGCGACACTTTTAGCTACCGTCAATCCTGGAGAAGAAGTTATTATTTTTGAACCCTTTTACGAAAACTATGGACCTGATGTAATTCTCTGCGGAGCAACCCCAAAATACATTAAGCTCAAGCCACCATCTTTCAGTTTTGATTATGATGAACTCCGGGCAGCATTTTCCGACCGTACCAGGGCAATCATCATCAATACTCCTAATAACCCGACTGGCAAAGTATTCACCCACGACGAGCTGACACTAATAGCCGACTTATGCATTAAGCATGATGCCTTAGCAATCACTGATGAAATTTATGAGCACATTTTATACGATAATGCAAAACATATTCCGCTCTGGACTTTGCCAGGTATGGCTGACCGCACAGTAGCCATTAACAGTATCTCTAAAACTTTCAGTGTTACCGGCTGGCGAATTGGTTTCGTTACCGCATCACCGGAAATCACTCAGTCAATCCGAAAGGTTCACGATTTCCTGACCGTTGGCGCAGCTGCTCCACTCCAAACAGCCGCCGCCCAGGCGATGCGGTTCCCAACAGAATATTATCATGGACTTTCTGAATTCTACCGCGAGCGGCGCGATTATCTGCTTAGCGAACTAACTAAGCTTGGGTTTAACTGTATCTCCCCCGCAGGCGCTTACTACATCATGGCTGATATTACACCGTTCGGTTATGATGATGATGTCGCCTTCGCCAAGTTTCTAGCCGAGAAGATTGGCGTAGCTGTAGTACCCGGTTCAAGCTTTTACCGCAATGAGACCCCTGACGGCAAAAAGTTTGTCCGCTTCTGCTTCTGTAAAGAGATGTCTACTTTAAAGACTGCGGTTGAACGACTGCAAAAACTTCGTGCGTAA
- a CDS encoding YgjV family protein, whose product MENVGWVEWLGYFSSVLVAISLMMSSPMKLRWLNLAGAICFTFYGVMIKAYPIAAINLLLIFINSYHLYNLYTGENNKIS is encoded by the coding sequence ATGGAAAATGTAGGTTGGGTAGAATGGTTGGGCTACTTTTCATCGGTACTTGTAGCGATATCGCTGATGATGTCATCGCCGATGAAACTAAGGTGGTTAAACTTAGCAGGGGCGATTTGTTTTACTTTTTACGGAGTTATGATAAAAGCTTACCCTATAGCAGCAATTAACTTGCTTCTCATCTTTATTAATTCTTATCATCTTTATAATCTCTATACTGGCGAAAATAATAAGATTAGTTAA
- a CDS encoding MetQ/NlpA family ABC transporter substrate-binding protein has translation MKKIVLLVIALVSLSVLFAGCSSNKPAAPAGKTVVKVGATPLPHSEILNFIKPMLDKEGVDLQIVEMTDYVRPNLAVADKELDANFFQHTPYLDKFSTERNLQLVNAAGIHIEPMGVYSRTLKNLNDIKNGAQIAIPNDPTNGGRALALLAKAGLIKLKEGVTIEATVTDITENPKNIKIRELEAPQLPRSLEDVDAAVINTNYALEAKLVPTKDALFIEQQDSPYVNILVVRKGDETRPEIQKLVNVLKSEEVKKFINEKYNGAIVPAF, from the coding sequence ATGAAGAAAATTGTACTGTTAGTAATTGCTCTGGTATCATTGTCTGTCTTATTTGCTGGCTGTAGCAGCAATAAACCTGCGGCTCCTGCCGGCAAGACCGTCGTAAAAGTCGGTGCAACACCTCTTCCGCATTCCGAAATTCTTAATTTCATTAAACCAATGCTTGACAAAGAAGGCGTCGACCTTCAAATTGTTGAAATGACTGATTATGTTCGTCCCAACCTAGCAGTAGCTGACAAGGAACTTGATGCAAACTTCTTCCAGCACACTCCGTACCTTGATAAATTCAGCACTGAACGCAATCTGCAGTTAGTTAATGCTGCCGGTATCCACATCGAACCAATGGGCGTATACTCGAGAACCTTAAAAAACCTAAACGATATTAAAAATGGCGCTCAAATCGCTATCCCGAATGACCCGACTAATGGCGGCCGTGCTTTAGCGCTTCTAGCCAAAGCCGGTCTTATTAAACTTAAAGAAGGCGTAACTATCGAAGCTACTGTAACTGATATTACTGAAAACCCAAAAAATATTAAAATCCGTGAGCTTGAAGCTCCGCAGCTTCCCCGTTCGCTTGAAGATGTCGATGCGGCTGTTATCAATACCAACTACGCCCTTGAAGCCAAGCTGGTTCCAACCAAAGATGCTTTGTTTATTGAACAGCAAGATTCTCCTTACGTAAATATATTGGTTGTTCGCAAAGGTGACGAAACCAGACCTGAAATCCAAAAACTTGTAAACGTATTAAAATCCGAAGAAGTAAAAAAATTCATCAATGAAAAGTATAACGGCGCTATCGTTCCGGCATTTTAA